A DNA window from Calditrichota bacterium contains the following coding sequences:
- a CDS encoding divalent metal cation transporter: MHVPSTHLRSGRIIDEVKKNRERIKELGPGLITGGAGDDPAGIITYTAVGANTGFSLLWLLLLSTPMMIVVQDMAARVAVVTGKSLPEIVRAFYSRKLSVLMVLSLSIANIITIGADLQGVSAVLSLLTGIKALNFMIPITALIAYFVMFKTYRIVKRFFMGFTFILIAYIVAAVLAKPVLKTVLLNTFIPQIKISTAFAFAALGLLGTTISPYLLFWQASEEKEEHKSVAQAKEVAWDTAIGMIYSNLIAFCIILMGALMLHGSGHSLNTVRDAALALLPLGKENAFILFTIGILAAGFLAIPVLAGSTAYAVADTFGWREGLDYKVSDAKGFYTVFFGALIIGDLIYMSPFSAVQALYYSQILDGIMLPILVGILLLLNNNSKIMGDYKNSRFNNIFGWLTLIVSSVFILAMFGQMLF, translated from the coding sequence ATGCACGTACCGTCAACCCATCTGCGATCCGGTAGAATTATCGACGAGGTAAAGAAAAATCGGGAACGGATTAAGGAACTGGGTCCGGGACTGATTACAGGGGGCGCGGGTGACGACCCTGCCGGAATTATTACCTACACGGCTGTTGGAGCCAACACCGGTTTTTCTCTGCTCTGGCTTTTACTCCTTTCCACTCCCATGATGATTGTCGTTCAGGATATGGCCGCCCGCGTGGCGGTGGTAACCGGAAAAAGCCTCCCGGAAATTGTAAGGGCATTTTATTCCCGGAAGCTATCGGTGCTGATGGTTTTATCGTTAAGCATTGCAAATATCATTACAATCGGAGCAGATTTACAGGGCGTGTCTGCGGTACTTTCACTTCTCACGGGAATCAAAGCCCTGAATTTTATGATTCCCATTACGGCTTTGATTGCCTATTTTGTAATGTTTAAGACCTATCGAATCGTTAAACGATTTTTTATGGGATTTACATTTATTCTCATTGCTTATATCGTGGCAGCTGTTTTGGCCAAACCCGTCCTGAAAACCGTTTTGCTGAATACATTTATCCCTCAAATCAAGATTTCAACCGCCTTTGCATTTGCCGCTCTGGGGTTACTGGGAACCACCATTTCGCCGTACCTCTTGTTCTGGCAGGCCTCCGAGGAAAAGGAAGAGCACAAGTCCGTTGCCCAGGCAAAGGAAGTGGCCTGGGATACGGCCATCGGGATGATTTATTCCAATCTGATTGCCTTTTGCATTATTTTAATGGGAGCACTTATGTTGCATGGCTCCGGCCATTCACTCAATACGGTCAGGGATGCCGCCCTTGCTTTGTTGCCTCTTGGCAAGGAAAATGCCTTTATTCTGTTTACCATTGGAATACTGGCGGCCGGATTTCTGGCCATTCCCGTTCTGGCGGGTTCCACAGCCTACGCCGTGGCCGATACGTTTGGGTGGCGCGAAGGGCTGGATTACAAGGTCAGCGATGCCAAGGGCTTTTACACCGTCTTTTTTGGTGCCCTGATTATTGGCGATCTGATTTACATGTCTCCGTTCTCAGCCGTTCAGGCCCTTTACTACAGCCAGATTCTGGATGGAATTATGCTGCCCATTCTGGTAGGAATTCTCCTGCTCCTGAATAACAATTCGAAAATTATGGGGGATTACAAAAACTCACGATTTAACAATATATTCGGCTGGCTGACATTGATCGTCAGTTCGGTGTTTATTTTGGCCATGTTTGGCCAGATGCTTTTTTAA
- a CDS encoding aminoacyl-histidine dipeptidase, protein MTVNLQDLEPRLLWKHFDEIRKIPRCSGHEKAAADYVISVAKTLGYTYKQDSVGNVVIRVPATPGHEKAPTVILQGHLDMVCEKNSDVDFDFSKDPIQLRIDGDWLTAQGTTLGADNGVGVAAALAVLEDTTLVHGPLELLFTIDEETGLTGASQIGEGMLTGKTLLNLDSEDDGVFFIGCAGGENTHAKFKKELQAAEPAGEILKITIKGLKGGHSGLDINLHRGNAILFVARMLWTAARQIPFELIAMEGGDKRNAIPREASAVVSVPKDKTDTFTQILSRVFDDLKGEYGLVEENMTWNIETQETAAGHAVTADLQKRLLNFLLAVPHGILEIHPKIQGLVETSNNLATVHFLDDEIEVGLSSRSSINSALHFVSQKLRALCELAEATAEQPPGYPGWTPNLESPVLQIAKETYKKLFGEEPKMEAIHAGLECGILSEKYPGLDMVSFGPEIQNPHSPDERVSIPTVKKFYTLLGEILKTLAQ, encoded by the coding sequence ATGACGGTAAATCTGCAGGACTTAGAACCCAGACTGCTCTGGAAGCATTTTGACGAGATTCGAAAAATTCCCCGGTGTTCCGGGCATGAAAAAGCAGCAGCTGATTATGTGATTTCCGTGGCCAAAACCCTCGGTTACACATACAAGCAGGATTCGGTGGGCAACGTGGTAATACGGGTTCCCGCCACCCCGGGGCACGAAAAGGCTCCCACAGTGATTTTGCAAGGTCATCTGGACATGGTGTGTGAAAAAAATTCGGACGTGGATTTCGACTTTTCCAAAGACCCCATTCAGCTCCGGATAGACGGTGACTGGCTGACGGCACAGGGCACAACCCTGGGTGCAGACAACGGCGTGGGCGTGGCTGCGGCTCTGGCCGTGCTCGAAGACACCACCCTTGTCCACGGCCCCCTGGAACTCTTGTTTACAATTGATGAAGAAACCGGGCTCACCGGCGCATCGCAGATCGGGGAGGGTATGCTCACCGGAAAAACCCTGCTTAACCTCGACTCCGAGGACGACGGGGTGTTTTTCATCGGCTGTGCCGGCGGCGAAAACACCCATGCCAAATTCAAGAAAGAGCTTCAGGCGGCTGAACCCGCCGGCGAAATCCTGAAAATTACAATAAAAGGGCTGAAAGGCGGACATTCCGGTCTGGACATTAATCTGCACCGCGGCAATGCCATCTTATTCGTGGCCCGCATGCTGTGGACGGCCGCGCGGCAAATCCCCTTTGAATTGATCGCGATGGAAGGCGGGGACAAACGAAATGCCATCCCGCGCGAAGCCTCCGCCGTAGTCTCCGTTCCAAAAGATAAGACCGATACATTTACGCAAATTCTGAGCCGGGTTTTTGATGATCTCAAGGGTGAGTACGGCCTGGTTGAAGAAAACATGACCTGGAACATTGAAACGCAGGAAACGGCTGCGGGGCATGCGGTTACGGCTGATTTACAGAAGCGTCTGCTGAACTTTCTGCTGGCCGTTCCGCATGGGATTCTGGAAATTCATCCCAAAATCCAGGGGCTGGTGGAAACCTCCAACAACCTGGCCACGGTGCATTTTCTGGATGATGAAATTGAAGTGGGCCTGAGCAGCCGCAGTTCCATTAATTCGGCATTGCATTTCGTCAGCCAAAAACTGCGTGCTTTGTGCGAGCTGGCCGAAGCAACTGCTGAACAGCCTCCGGGTTACCCCGGCTGGACGCCCAACCTGGAATCCCCTGTTCTGCAAATCGCCAAAGAAACCTACAAAAAGCTTTTCGGGGAAGAGCCCAAAATGGAAGCCATCCACGCCGGACTGGAATGCGGCATTCTGAGCGAAAAATATCCGGGACTGGACATGGTGTCCTTCGGCCCGGAAATTCAGAATCCTCACTCACCGGATGAGCGGGTAAGCATCCCCACAGTGAAAAAGTTTTACACCTTGCTGGGCGAAATTCTGAAAACCCTGGCTCAATAA
- a CDS encoding cytochrome C, which yields MNAVRSLFKGDIAKFFGLILLAFAFVTGFSNSVKAVNSKCEECHKKITPGIVADFNRGKMAESLTCADCHGSAHMSANDVDKAELPTISTCKKCHTEQVEQYMSGKHALGLVAISAFPDFAKKQPEAFIAGQKGCNGCHNLGVTDQSVRKNNPWRKYYKYGMDCQNCHTRHAFSKAEAREPEACMSCHTGFDHAQWEFWYHSKHGSAYLTDRKAHRGPTCQDCHMTNGNHRVMTAWGFLGLRLPESDKEWMGYRVTILKALGVLDKDGKPTKRLDIVKAGKLARLTKESWQAERDRMLKNCEKCHSANFSKENLKNADLMLKAADSLFAEAIETVAGLYRDGIIPEKTNQATYPYPDLLTFYEVNTHIEEILYEMFMDHRMKTFQAAYHFNPDYTTWYGYAKMKKDLVEIKELAANMRKMAKK from the coding sequence ATGAATGCAGTCCGATCCTTATTCAAAGGCGATATCGCAAAATTTTTCGGGTTAATCTTGCTGGCTTTCGCCTTTGTGACCGGATTTAGTAATTCCGTAAAAGCAGTCAATTCCAAATGCGAGGAGTGCCACAAAAAAATTACGCCCGGGATTGTGGCCGATTTTAATCGCGGCAAAATGGCAGAATCTCTTACGTGTGCAGATTGTCACGGCTCCGCTCACATGAGCGCAAATGATGTGGATAAAGCAGAATTACCCACCATTAGCACCTGTAAAAAATGCCACACTGAGCAAGTGGAACAGTACATGAGCGGCAAACATGCCCTGGGATTGGTGGCAATTTCTGCCTTTCCGGATTTCGCCAAGAAACAGCCGGAAGCCTTTATCGCCGGGCAAAAGGGCTGCAACGGCTGTCACAATCTGGGAGTAACCGATCAGTCCGTCCGAAAGAATAATCCCTGGCGGAAATACTACAAATATGGCATGGACTGCCAGAATTGCCATACCCGCCACGCGTTTTCCAAAGCCGAGGCCAGAGAACCGGAAGCCTGCATGAGCTGCCACACCGGATTTGACCATGCACAATGGGAATTCTGGTACCACTCTAAACACGGATCGGCCTATTTGACGGATCGCAAGGCCCACCGGGGACCCACCTGTCAGGACTGCCACATGACCAACGGGAATCACCGCGTGATGACGGCCTGGGGATTTTTGGGATTGCGTCTGCCCGAAAGCGACAAAGAGTGGATGGGTTACCGGGTGACCATCCTCAAAGCACTGGGCGTGCTCGATAAAGACGGCAAACCCACCAAGCGTCTGGACATTGTTAAGGCCGGAAAACTGGCCCGTCTGACCAAAGAATCCTGGCAGGCTGAACGGGACAGGATGCTGAAAAACTGTGAAAAATGTCACTCAGCCAATTTCTCGAAGGAAAATCTGAAAAATGCGGATCTGATGCTCAAAGCAGCCGACAGCCTTTTTGCCGAAGCTATCGAGACAGTGGCGGGACTTTACCGCGACGGAATTATTCCGGAAAAAACCAATCAGGCCACCTATCCCTATCCCGATCTGCTGACCTTTTATGAAGTCAACACGCACATCGAGGAAATCCTGTACGAGATGTTTATGGATCACCGGATGAAAACGTTTCAGGCGGCCTACCATTTCAATCCCGATTACACCACCTGGTACGGCTATGCCAAAATGAAAAAGGATCTGGTTGAGATTAAGGAGCTTGCGGCAAACATGCGGAAGATGGCAAAGAAATAG
- a CDS encoding Smr/MutS family protein — MSEEEEIVVLPDQIEVTDVLDLHGFFPEEVPEIVDAFIENAIGLKLEEVKIIHGKGRSKLKWVVRRMLDAHSAVIDYFDAPPERGGWGATIVRLKLLQRDAVTFSKNRIRAPKRTHHTESNTSSSSANKKSEQKTN; from the coding sequence GTGTCGGAAGAAGAGGAAATCGTTGTTCTCCCCGATCAGATTGAAGTAACAGATGTTTTGGATTTACACGGGTTTTTCCCGGAAGAGGTGCCCGAAATTGTCGATGCCTTTATTGAAAATGCCATCGGCCTGAAGCTTGAGGAAGTCAAGATCATTCATGGAAAGGGCAGGAGCAAACTGAAATGGGTTGTTCGAAGAATGTTGGATGCCCATTCGGCCGTTATTGATTATTTTGATGCGCCTCCGGAACGGGGAGGCTGGGGGGCAACCATTGTCCGGCTAAAATTGCTTCAGCGGGACGCGGTGACCTTCTCAAAAAATCGCATACGGGCACCCAAACGCACGCATCACACGGAATCAAATACATCTTCATCCTCTGCAAATAAAAAATCAGAACAGAAAACGAACTGA
- a CDS encoding sodium/solute symporter (Members of the Solute:Sodium Symporter (SSS), TC 2.A.21 as described in tcdb.org, catalyze solute:Na+ symport. Known solutes for members of the family include sugars, amino acids, nucleosides, inositols, vitamins, urea or anions, depending on the system.), giving the protein MHLSGIDFFIVLLYLGGMLFLGAFFKKYVNSSQDYFLGGKMLPFWAIGMSIVVSDIGAIDFVGATGQAYRYGIVVANFDWIGSMPAMMLAAFIFIPYYWRAGVYTIPEYLGKRFNDSVRTIEAFIWVLFMAFDLGIIFWASAVLLNTLMGWSIGVSLVVTAVVVGFYTVSGGLSAVVMTDVVQMIIMFVGGFAVIILGLWQLGGWSGLTEKILAMGPQYSNHFKLFLPTNVNTPYPWTGILFGLTFVLAPAYFIGNQAIVQRTLGARDEWNAKAGVLWGSFFKMFIPILIVLPGLIALPLFPGLADGDEAFPTLIKHLLPPGLTGLVFAAFFAALMSSVDSYLNSAATLWTKDVYQKFIKKDADDRHLLRMGRVFTVVFLIIGVVTAPLNKLFPGMYVYVQTLLSFFQGPTLAILLLGMLWSRTTQWGGFWGLIVGVILSMAMFVFKGTLFTIDDPFLYISWWSFLGAAIVTVVVSLFSRPEPLEKLHGLVYGLVTKDDSIQKSIRDRL; this is encoded by the coding sequence ATGCATCTTTCCGGAATTGATTTTTTTATTGTGTTGCTGTATCTGGGAGGTATGCTCTTTTTGGGCGCTTTTTTCAAGAAATATGTGAATTCTTCCCAGGATTATTTTCTCGGGGGTAAAATGCTTCCTTTTTGGGCGATTGGCATGTCGATAGTGGTTTCTGATATTGGTGCAATCGATTTCGTCGGCGCTACCGGACAGGCCTACCGTTATGGAATTGTCGTGGCCAATTTCGACTGGATCGGTTCCATGCCCGCCATGATGCTGGCGGCGTTTATTTTTATTCCCTATTACTGGCGGGCCGGAGTGTACACCATCCCGGAGTATCTGGGAAAACGCTTCAACGATTCGGTACGCACCATTGAGGCATTCATTTGGGTGCTGTTTATGGCATTCGACCTGGGAATTATTTTCTGGGCCTCGGCTGTTCTGTTGAATACGTTAATGGGATGGTCAATCGGCGTGTCTCTGGTGGTGACCGCCGTGGTGGTCGGGTTTTACACCGTCTCCGGAGGGCTGTCTGCCGTGGTGATGACGGATGTGGTTCAAATGATTATTATGTTCGTGGGGGGATTCGCCGTTATTATTCTGGGACTCTGGCAGCTGGGAGGATGGTCCGGGCTGACCGAAAAAATTCTGGCGATGGGTCCCCAGTATTCGAATCATTTTAAACTGTTTCTTCCAACCAATGTCAATACACCTTACCCCTGGACGGGGATTCTGTTTGGCCTGACCTTTGTCCTGGCACCGGCTTATTTTATCGGGAATCAGGCAATTGTTCAGCGGACGCTTGGCGCCAGGGATGAGTGGAATGCGAAAGCCGGCGTTTTGTGGGGCTCCTTTTTCAAGATGTTTATTCCCATCCTGATTGTTTTGCCCGGACTGATTGCCCTGCCGCTTTTTCCCGGGCTGGCCGATGGCGATGAAGCCTTTCCGACGCTGATCAAGCACCTGCTTCCGCCGGGTCTTACAGGGTTGGTTTTTGCCGCGTTTTTTGCGGCCCTCATGTCCAGTGTAGATTCTTACCTGAATTCTGCCGCCACCCTCTGGACGAAGGATGTGTATCAGAAATTCATTAAAAAGGATGCCGACGACCGGCATCTGCTTCGAATGGGACGGGTCTTTACCGTTGTGTTTCTGATTATTGGCGTGGTAACAGCTCCCTTGAATAAGCTTTTCCCGGGAATGTATGTTTACGTGCAAACACTGCTTTCGTTTTTTCAGGGTCCGACTCTGGCCATTTTATTGTTGGGAATGCTCTGGAGCCGTACCACGCAATGGGGTGGTTTTTGGGGTTTGATTGTGGGGGTCATTTTATCCATGGCCATGTTTGTTTTCAAAGGGACCCTTTTCACAATTGATGATCCCTTTTTGTATATTTCCTGGTGGTCATTTTTGGGTGCAGCCATTGTAACGGTCGTTGTCAGTCTTTTTTCGCGTCCCGAGCCCCTGGAGAAACTCCACGGCCTGGTTTACGGTCTGGTAACCAAAGACGACTCGATTCAAAAATCCATTCGGGACCGTTTGTAA
- a CDS encoding NAD-dependent malic enzyme: MWWENKVMRTIRVRNAQKPGVIGNLLKAIGDEDGFVGEISTVHFLTYHVDRDIVLFAEDEAHLNRLLDVVQRVPDVELLEVRDEVLEMHQGGKIAVKSRYKIETLRDLRRVYTPGVASVCLKIKEDESLARRFTAIKHLVAIVTDGTAILGLGDIGPKAGMPVMEGKASLMETFVGLSGFPILLDTKDTQQIIDTITHIAPTFGAIQLEDISAPRCFEIEEELIRRLDIPVMHDDQHGTGVVVTATLMNASKLAGIDLKKSRIGQIGLGAAGLSIAKMLMHYTGNPVLGADLSEDARDRLKRVGGTPSTLEEIMQKADIVISTTGVPGLIKKEMIRKGQIILALSNPTPEIEPEDALAAGAKFAADGKVVNNVLGFPGILRGAVDADIPRLTTDMYVAAAETIARLAPEGTLVPSPLDKNVHREVARAVARVARDTGLARADLAEYFED; this comes from the coding sequence ATGTGGTGGGAAAACAAGGTTATGCGGACAATTCGGGTTCGCAATGCACAAAAACCGGGAGTCATTGGAAATCTGTTGAAGGCAATCGGCGACGAAGACGGATTTGTGGGTGAAATTTCGACGGTTCATTTTTTAACCTACCATGTCGATCGGGATATCGTGCTTTTTGCTGAAGACGAAGCCCACTTAAACCGGCTTTTGGATGTTGTCCAAAGGGTTCCGGATGTGGAGCTTCTGGAGGTTCGGGACGAAGTTCTGGAAATGCACCAGGGCGGAAAAATCGCCGTTAAAAGCCGGTACAAAATTGAAACCCTGCGTGATCTGCGGCGTGTGTACACACCCGGTGTGGCCAGCGTGTGCCTGAAAATCAAAGAGGACGAAAGCCTGGCCCGTCGCTTTACAGCCATCAAACATCTGGTAGCGATTGTAACCGATGGCACAGCCATTTTGGGACTGGGTGACATTGGGCCCAAAGCGGGAATGCCTGTCATGGAAGGAAAAGCCAGCCTAATGGAAACCTTTGTGGGACTTTCCGGGTTCCCCATTTTGCTGGATACCAAAGATACCCAGCAAATTATTGATACGATTACCCATATTGCGCCCACATTTGGGGCTATTCAGTTAGAAGATATTTCAGCACCCCGCTGTTTTGAGATCGAAGAAGAATTGATTCGCCGACTGGACATTCCCGTGATGCACGATGACCAGCACGGCACCGGTGTGGTGGTGACCGCGACACTGATGAATGCTTCCAAATTAGCCGGAATTGATCTGAAAAAATCCCGAATTGGTCAGATTGGATTGGGGGCAGCGGGATTATCCATTGCAAAAATGCTGATGCACTACACCGGAAATCCGGTTCTGGGAGCCGATCTTTCCGAAGATGCCCGAGACCGATTAAAAAGGGTGGGTGGCACCCCTTCCACACTGGAGGAGATCATGCAAAAGGCTGATATTGTCATTTCAACCACAGGGGTTCCGGGACTGATCAAGAAGGAAATGATTCGAAAAGGCCAGATTATCCTGGCGCTTTCGAACCCCACGCCGGAAATTGAACCGGAAGATGCCCTGGCAGCCGGTGCAAAATTTGCCGCTGACGGGAAAGTGGTTAACAATGTTCTGGGCTTTCCGGGGATCTTAAGGGGCGCCGTGGATGCAGATATTCCCCGCCTGACCACGGACATGTACGTTGCCGCGGCTGAAACCATCGCTCGTCTTGCACCGGAAGGCACGCTCGTTCCCAGTCCTCTGGATAAAAACGTGCACCGGGAAGTTGCACGGGCCGTTGCCCGTGTTGCACGGGACACCGGCCTGGCCCGGGCGGATTTGGCCGAATATTTTGAGGATTAA